In Desulfomonilia bacterium, one genomic interval encodes:
- a CDS encoding pyridoxamine 5'-phosphate oxidase family protein, protein MNKVTAFTEEDMKAFEPEAKLGFIATVNPEGLPHITLITAIRAKDETHLMWGQFTEGQSKKHVLDNPKTAFAILNLEKNLWRGKALYTYKVTEGEDYVLFNNQPMFRYNSYFGIHTVHYMDLVETTGKEPLKLAAIIASSMLTLGKKAFASTGIKEPIMKPFAVNLFNGMQTVKFISWIDTDGFPRLTPVLQAQAPDSRRLVMVPIAYGDELKEIPEGADVAVYGASFSMETCLVRGKYHRKPGIIPAVEIDLNCVYNSMPPNAGQIYPELPLTPVTQF, encoded by the coding sequence ATGAATAAGGTGACTGCGTTTACTGAAGAAGATATGAAAGCTTTCGAACCCGAAGCCAAGCTCGGCTTCATTGCAACGGTTAATCCCGAGGGCCTGCCGCATATAACGCTTATCACCGCAATACGCGCCAAAGACGAAACTCATCTGATGTGGGGCCAGTTCACGGAAGGGCAGTCTAAAAAGCATGTGCTTGATAACCCCAAGACCGCATTCGCCATACTCAACCTCGAGAAAAACCTTTGGCGAGGCAAGGCGCTCTATACATATAAAGTTACAGAAGGCGAGGATTATGTCCTGTTCAACAACCAGCCCATGTTCCGCTACAACTCGTACTTCGGTATTCATACCGTCCACTACATGGACCTTGTGGAGACGACAGGAAAAGAGCCGCTCAAGCTTGCCGCGATAATTGCTTCGTCGATGCTTACGCTTGGCAAGAAGGCTTTTGCCTCGACCGGCATAAAGGAGCCGATAATGAAGCCTTTTGCTGTCAATCTTTTCAACGGCATGCAGACGGTCAAGTTCATATCATGGATAGATACCGACGGTTTTCCGAGGCTGACACCTGTATTGCAGGCGCAGGCCCCTGACAGCAGGAGGCTCGTGATGGTTCCGATTGCTTATGGTGACGAGCTGAAGGAAATTCCCGAAGGCGCAGATGTGGCGGTTTACGGCGCATCGTTCAGTATGGAGACATGCCTGGTACGCGGCAAATATCACAGAAAGCCCGGCATAATTCCGGCAGTAGAGATAGACCTGAACTGTGTTTATAACTCAATGCCGCCGAATGCGGGGCAGATTTATCCGGAGTTACCACTGACACCGGTCACTCAGTTTTAA
- a CDS encoding PilZ domain-containing protein: MEEKRKYPRRKLGCPALFKGCTEAPENVRIRDISRGGLFIETLNPADHGETVHLHIDKYHMGMDMGIMGTVVRPVPEHGMGIQIFSTTNDDFLRDWLSR; encoded by the coding sequence ATGGAGGAGAAAAGGAAATATCCCAGACGCAAGCTCGGCTGTCCGGCATTGTTCAAGGGATGCACCGAAGCGCCTGAGAATGTCCGCATCCGCGATATAAGCAGAGGCGGCCTTTTCATAGAGACATTGAACCCGGCAGACCACGGAGAAACTGTCCACCTGCATATCGACAAATATCATATGGGCATGGACATGGGAATAATGGGCACCGTGGTCAGGCCCGTACCCGAACACGGTATGGGTATACAGATATTCTCCACGACCAATGACGACTTTCTGAGGGATTGGCTCTCCAGATAG
- a CDS encoding helix-turn-helix transcriptional regulator — MKNNETVTEKSSVSADIILHLHRELAAISEIGDYPERIATVISRAIEFDKLCVFFSGANDSSPTLLRSGDWPLPWDRIFPNIKAKDIHSSILYRGEAGDIFLSQEMKGPGCEGDENALGLIKHHSGMRHSIHLVLAASMGYRLHLSMFRKHEPFDGVDAETLKILAPPLTLSGKSLLSSWISARGDLLLSSSKENSDCRYIMLDSSLKVVVLPVQTSDFLCKHFECENVRALPATLMSWIEGCCLTDQSPAWEGERSTEFDTRTGTVSCSAYPFEDNSGNRVLLVALNLMRESGDFSPLSNIGLTRREIEILEGLYAGKTTSQVAEGLGIKMITVRKHLLRIGEKLHALGRTEILSKAINLCDEIPAWQPCLNGKPTVEALAENNRMEFLLKNNAFQKAVQTLNRRLSTLEDFENAPELIRYTLADYIEIDWTAVFYASTTNDMERVYFSSGCKCDWEKLHLSTRPQVRWRSIIERGVLGEVLRSHDFIDPTNEQDMAMKTVMEEATGAYYDMHMPVARTDGHKIHIGFYRNDPEKPFTEDDVAFVQGLSPVFISWAYSLARMQENTLKQAGCWDLLDKGHVSAALFDSNLCDVIWTGNAVSLLKTRCGPNWRETIIPQVREWIAHTGLLNVKEKDKARSCPENIVFEMYGLTCSAYPVQGSVVVNFKQHQTDPFSYLNKYSLTEREVQIVSFLPLGYTNNQIASSLGIREITVKKHLEKIGRKLGVSGRVGILRQAEIFRRSLNEH, encoded by the coding sequence ATGAAGAATAACGAGACTGTAACTGAAAAAAGCTCAGTATCAGCCGACATCATCCTCCACCTCCACAGAGAACTTGCAGCAATATCTGAGATTGGGGATTATCCCGAACGGATAGCAACAGTCATCAGCAGGGCCATCGAATTCGACAAGCTCTGCGTTTTCTTCTCGGGCGCCAACGACTCTTCGCCTACTTTGCTCCGCAGTGGAGATTGGCCGCTGCCATGGGACAGGATATTTCCGAACATTAAAGCAAAAGATATACATTCGTCCATTCTTTACAGGGGGGAGGCCGGCGACATCTTCCTCAGTCAGGAAATGAAAGGCCCAGGATGCGAAGGAGATGAGAATGCGCTCGGGTTGATAAAACATCACAGCGGGATGCGCCACTCCATCCATCTTGTCCTTGCCGCAAGTATGGGATACAGGCTTCACCTGAGCATGTTCAGGAAGCACGAGCCATTTGACGGTGTTGATGCAGAAACACTTAAGATTCTTGCGCCGCCTTTGACCCTGAGCGGAAAGTCTCTCCTCTCTTCATGGATATCCGCCCGGGGCGACCTGCTGCTTTCCTCGTCGAAAGAAAATTCGGATTGCCGCTACATCATGCTGGACAGCAGTCTCAAGGTTGTTGTCCTTCCTGTTCAGACATCGGACTTCCTCTGCAAACATTTCGAATGCGAAAATGTGAGGGCCCTCCCGGCTACCCTGATGTCATGGATCGAAGGATGCTGCCTGACAGACCAGAGTCCGGCCTGGGAAGGTGAAAGGAGCACGGAGTTCGACACGCGGACCGGCACTGTCTCATGCAGCGCATATCCTTTCGAAGATAACTCGGGAAACAGGGTGTTACTCGTGGCACTCAATCTCATGAGGGAATCGGGTGATTTCTCGCCGCTTTCGAATATAGGACTCACCAGAAGAGAGATCGAGATCCTGGAGGGTCTTTATGCCGGGAAAACAACCTCCCAGGTGGCTGAGGGGCTTGGCATAAAAATGATCACCGTGCGTAAGCATCTCTTAAGGATAGGGGAAAAGCTGCATGCGCTGGGCCGCACCGAAATACTTTCCAAGGCCATCAATTTATGCGATGAGATACCAGCATGGCAGCCCTGTTTGAACGGCAAGCCGACCGTTGAAGCCTTGGCGGAAAACAACCGCATGGAATTCCTCCTTAAAAATAATGCATTCCAAAAAGCTGTTCAAACACTCAACAGGAGATTGTCCACCCTCGAAGATTTCGAGAACGCCCCGGAACTCATCAGATACACTCTGGCGGATTACATCGAGATCGACTGGACAGCTGTCTTTTATGCGAGCACAACCAACGACATGGAGAGGGTGTATTTCAGCTCTGGTTGCAAATGCGACTGGGAGAAGCTGCATCTGTCCACAAGACCCCAGGTCAGATGGAGATCAATAATAGAAAGAGGAGTCCTTGGTGAGGTCTTAAGGTCACATGACTTCATCGATCCCACCAACGAGCAGGACATGGCCATGAAGACCGTCATGGAAGAGGCCACCGGCGCATACTATGATATGCACATGCCTGTGGCGAGAACCGACGGGCACAAAATACACATAGGATTCTACCGGAATGATCCGGAGAAACCCTTTACCGAAGATGATGTGGCTTTCGTTCAGGGGCTGTCACCCGTTTTCATCTCCTGGGCGTATTCACTGGCCCGTATGCAGGAAAACACTCTGAAACAGGCCGGCTGCTGGGATCTTTTGGATAAGGGCCATGTAAGCGCGGCGCTCTTCGACAGTAACCTGTGCGATGTCATATGGACCGGAAATGCTGTGAGCCTGCTTAAAACACGTTGTGGCCCGAACTGGAGGGAAACGATTATTCCTCAAGTCAGAGAATGGATCGCTCATACCGGACTGCTCAATGTTAAAGAGAAAGATAAAGCAAGGTCCTGTCCGGAAAACATTGTCTTCGAGATGTACGGCCTCACATGCAGCGCCTACCCGGTTCAAGGCTCTGTCGTTGTGAACTTCAAACAGCATCAAACCGATCCATTCAGCTATTTGAATAAATACAGCCTCACTGAACGTGAGGTGCAGATAGTCTCATTCCTGCCGCTCGGATATACTAACAATCAGATCGCGTCATCGCTGGGAATACGTGAGATCACCGTCAAGAAGCACCTGGAGAAAATAGGCAGGAAGCTGGGCGTATCTGGGAGGGTGGGCATTCTGCGGCAGGCAGAAATTTTCAGGCGTTCGCTGAATGAGCATTGA
- a CDS encoding carcinine hydrolase/isopenicillin-N N-acyltransferase family protein — MGKRFYVYLSVTVFALVMLFSSCSSTDSSDSQGTFEDASGPGSGEETTIKDISGVFANQGIEFVTSKTVQDPQTGKAYTGYLGKYTGKTSCGCYHGYATPKAGNIDANGYPIDYTDKSKWNCLKKVRDSKGNVTMVDAWVTDAPKYCLVLSGTPYTMGYQEGFLRPEGTLAMTSTFLKEALFSQFGLLGISIDTTDPITDEIFAWFWKNLEKMVLAEKARTDRAIAGKRNDPSAIPPSVLEEVQGIADGATAGLKAIGRTEKVTFNEVFAISEGIDALFAYVLKFIFNPSLDAETLQQIADLLKILLNNGGKLLANGNFGTDEIQVTPDLKVLFPKRQANPLIRFGCNGFMVTGNLTNDGKTYHGRDFMFTTGGVFQDESAMVIYLPASGYPFVTINSPGFVGQMVGMNSQGVSVGVDISLSGAVSKEPGVGCLIVNRELLNSCATIDEAVARFRQFKRGVPWDYMVADDTPSAQYGNSVVFEAIMSDPACNGYDQLPWLLRTKIQPYIKNLKNSEDQNSDDFNADGSIRSGTMLRGAKWVFPDAFKQTIDAAKTPDLSDQESYLKWYGEGGGPNGSEYTFPDQFESDDDIIVVTNEFLIPRMRISQFESIVQMGYVSGALPEMVWRYQYCLQLILDQKNSGNKIDFFGPGDYPAIGTAGWIIDFLNPNDVFSPDKPHACSLAPDGFKFKPSVKQNDFYVPRFRDVDGLHAIMNNTDKVMKGLYGYLPDPWVGADLKQFIAWYYGKS, encoded by the coding sequence ATGGGAAAAAGATTTTATGTTTATCTGTCAGTTACGGTCTTTGCCCTGGTAATGCTTTTCTCAAGCTGCTCTTCAACTGATTCCTCGGACAGCCAGGGAACATTTGAGGATGCCTCGGGTCCGGGGTCGGGGGAGGAAACCACCATCAAGGATATCAGTGGTGTCTTCGCTAACCAGGGTATCGAGTTCGTCACCAGCAAAACCGTTCAGGACCCGCAGACAGGAAAGGCGTATACCGGGTATCTGGGGAAATACACCGGGAAGACCTCGTGCGGATGTTACCATGGGTATGCAACTCCCAAAGCGGGAAATATTGATGCCAATGGTTACCCGATCGATTATACGGACAAAAGCAAGTGGAACTGCCTGAAGAAAGTGCGGGACAGTAAGGGGAACGTCACCATGGTGGACGCCTGGGTCACGGATGCCCCGAAATATTGTCTGGTCCTGAGCGGGACTCCTTATACCATGGGATATCAGGAAGGTTTCCTGCGCCCCGAGGGGACGCTGGCCATGACATCCACTTTTCTCAAGGAAGCCCTTTTTTCTCAGTTCGGGCTGCTGGGGATCTCGATTGACACCACTGATCCTATTACGGATGAGATCTTCGCCTGGTTCTGGAAGAATCTCGAGAAAATGGTTCTGGCGGAGAAGGCCCGTACCGATAGGGCAATTGCAGGAAAACGCAACGATCCGAGCGCCATACCGCCCAGTGTTCTGGAGGAGGTTCAGGGGATTGCGGATGGGGCCACCGCCGGTTTGAAGGCTATCGGCCGCACAGAGAAGGTAACTTTTAATGAAGTTTTTGCCATCAGTGAAGGGATTGACGCCCTCTTCGCCTATGTGCTCAAATTCATCTTCAACCCGAGCCTGGATGCCGAAACACTGCAGCAGATAGCTGATCTGCTGAAAATACTTCTCAACAACGGCGGTAAACTGCTTGCTAACGGCAATTTCGGCACTGATGAGATACAGGTCACCCCTGACCTTAAGGTTCTCTTTCCCAAGCGGCAGGCCAATCCTCTGATACGTTTCGGCTGCAACGGTTTCATGGTGACCGGCAATCTTACCAATGACGGGAAAACATACCACGGCCGCGATTTCATGTTCACCACCGGAGGGGTCTTCCAGGACGAGTCTGCCATGGTGATCTACCTGCCGGCGAGCGGATATCCCTTTGTCACGATAAACTCCCCTGGTTTTGTAGGGCAGATGGTGGGGATGAACAGCCAGGGTGTTTCGGTTGGTGTGGACATTTCCCTTTCCGGCGCCGTATCCAAAGAACCCGGTGTAGGCTGCCTGATCGTCAACCGTGAACTTCTCAACAGCTGCGCCACGATCGATGAGGCTGTGGCGCGTTTCAGGCAATTCAAGCGCGGCGTTCCATGGGATTATATGGTGGCTGATGATACGCCAAGCGCACAATACGGCAACTCCGTGGTGTTTGAGGCTATCATGAGCGATCCGGCCTGCAATGGCTATGATCAGTTGCCCTGGCTGCTGCGGACAAAGATCCAGCCATATATCAAAAACCTTAAAAACTCCGAAGACCAGAACAGCGATGACTTTAACGCCGACGGCAGCATTCGCAGCGGAACCATGCTGCGGGGTGCGAAATGGGTCTTCCCTGATGCTTTCAAACAGACCATCGATGCGGCCAAGACACCGGACCTTTCCGATCAGGAAAGCTATCTGAAATGGTATGGCGAGGGTGGCGGACCGAATGGCAGTGAATATACCTTTCCGGATCAGTTCGAGTCGGACGATGATATTATTGTTGTTACTAATGAATTTCTGATCCCTCGTATGCGCATATCCCAGTTCGAGTCGATAGTCCAGATGGGGTATGTTTCGGGCGCTCTGCCTGAAATGGTATGGCGATATCAGTACTGCCTGCAGCTCATTCTGGATCAGAAAAACTCAGGCAACAAGATCGACTTCTTCGGACCCGGCGATTATCCGGCTATAGGGACTGCCGGCTGGATCATCGACTTTTTAAATCCCAACGATGTCTTCAGCCCCGATAAGCCGCATGCATGCTCATTAGCTCCTGACGGCTTCAAATTCAAGCCTTCGGTAAAACAGAATGACTTCTATGTACCCCGTTTCCGCGATGTCGATGGCCTGCATGCCATCATGAACAATACGGATAAGGTCATGAAAGGCCTCTACGGCTATCTTCCTGATCCATGGGTGGGGGCTGACCTCAAGCAGTTTATCGCATGGTACTACGGCAAATCATGA
- a CDS encoding response regulator — MYLFWLGQKTYKGFVEWMITVILAAVFCLLYTLKGVVPDFASIIVANAGISGVLIFRLKGTKRFFSRPDINPAFWFIPILVLFAELYFYLFDDSPVIRSLFVTIAVVFIMAAIAREFYINLSQDSKYLNIALVILFVIYGGLFLWRGISVLPMKGYTLFSNTILQSVFFLAVPLFETGVNVIFMMLNSQRTQNNLNKVQENLSHTINNLNKKQESLGYTISDLQRFLDEKEKSEMALKESEERYRSLIDLSPDGIVVQRDGKILFINPAALRLFGAGNADDHIGRDILDYIHTDDHAAVTKRLKEFNHGDILPPLEVKCVDVKGNAVNVDISMGKLTFHGKPAIVNILHDISDRKTAERERRKIDEQLQQVQKLESLGVLAGGIAHDFNNLLMAIVGNIDIALMKIPEDSDSVKNLHSAQKACMTASDLCSQMLAYAGKGRIAVRHVNINGLINDMKNMISVSISKRATIQYSLMPDLPDIEADAPQMNQVIMNLLINASEAIGDSNGSIWLRTGFINGRDITKSDLIMSENITETDYVFLEITDSGSGMDARTKEKIFEPFFTTKFMGRGLGLSAILGIVKRQNGVIRLQSSPGEGTSFCLYFPALEQFELETVTEQIETSIKWRGQGTVLLVDDEENIIDVGMKFLESIGFNVMTALNGYDALNIYKENSELIRLVILDLTMPVMNGIETATEMIKIKSDVKIIISSGYSEDVVMKSFEKGTIAGFIQKPYKLQKLVNVISTIMQEPEQEQAIP; from the coding sequence ATGTATCTGTTCTGGCTGGGGCAGAAAACCTATAAGGGTTTTGTCGAATGGATGATTACTGTCATTCTTGCTGCTGTTTTCTGCTTGCTGTATACCCTCAAAGGGGTTGTGCCGGATTTTGCGAGCATTATCGTAGCGAATGCAGGGATTTCCGGCGTCCTTATATTCAGGCTTAAAGGGACGAAAAGATTTTTCAGCCGCCCTGATATCAACCCTGCTTTCTGGTTTATTCCCATTTTGGTACTGTTTGCAGAGCTGTACTTTTATCTCTTTGATGACAGTCCGGTCATACGTTCGCTGTTTGTGACTATTGCCGTTGTTTTCATTATGGCCGCGATCGCAAGGGAATTTTATATCAACCTGAGTCAGGACAGCAAATATCTCAACATCGCGCTTGTAATTCTTTTTGTCATTTATGGCGGCCTCTTTTTGTGGCGCGGGATAAGCGTTCTGCCAATGAAGGGTTACACCCTTTTTTCCAATACGATTCTGCAGTCAGTGTTCTTTCTTGCAGTCCCTCTGTTTGAAACGGGCGTAAATGTCATTTTCATGATGCTCAACAGCCAGCGCACCCAGAATAATCTCAACAAGGTTCAGGAAAACTTGAGCCATACAATCAATAACCTGAATAAAAAGCAGGAAAGCCTGGGTTACACAATCAGCGATCTTCAGAGATTTCTCGACGAAAAAGAAAAATCTGAAATGGCTTTGAAGGAGAGCGAAGAGCGCTATCGAAGTCTTATCGACCTTTCTCCTGACGGGATTGTCGTTCAGAGGGACGGAAAGATACTGTTCATAAACCCTGCAGCATTGAGGCTTTTCGGGGCAGGTAATGCGGACGATCATATCGGCAGGGACATTCTTGATTATATCCACACAGATGATCATGCTGCGGTCACTAAGCGTTTAAAGGAATTCAATCATGGGGATATATTGCCTCCTCTTGAGGTCAAATGTGTTGATGTCAAAGGAAATGCCGTTAATGTGGATATCTCTATGGGAAAGCTGACCTTCCACGGAAAACCGGCAATAGTCAATATCCTTCATGACATCTCGGATAGAAAAACTGCGGAGAGGGAAAGGCGCAAGATAGATGAACAGCTTCAGCAGGTTCAGAAGCTTGAGAGCCTCGGAGTTCTTGCCGGAGGCATTGCCCATGATTTCAACAATCTCTTGATGGCGATTGTCGGCAATATAGATATCGCACTAATGAAAATACCCGAGGATTCTGATTCGGTGAAAAATCTTCACTCTGCCCAGAAAGCCTGCATGACGGCAAGCGATCTCTGTTCTCAGATGCTGGCCTATGCGGGAAAAGGCAGAATTGCCGTCAGACATGTCAATATCAACGGCCTTATTAACGATATGAAAAACATGATTTCGGTATCCATCTCAAAACGTGCAACCATACAATATTCGCTGATGCCGGATCTCCCGGATATCGAGGCCGATGCGCCGCAGATGAATCAGGTGATAATGAATCTTCTTATAAACGCTTCTGAGGCCATAGGTGACAGCAACGGTTCAATATGGTTACGGACCGGTTTTATTAACGGAAGGGATATAACCAAATCGGACCTGATAATGAGCGAAAACATAACCGAAACGGATTATGTGTTTCTTGAAATTACAGACTCCGGCTCAGGAATGGACGCCAGGACAAAAGAAAAAATATTTGAGCCATTTTTCACAACCAAATTCATGGGCAGGGGACTGGGCCTTTCCGCCATACTCGGCATAGTCAAACGTCAGAACGGGGTTATCAGGCTGCAAAGCAGTCCTGGCGAGGGAACTTCTTTCTGCCTTTACTTCCCGGCATTAGAACAGTTTGAACTTGAGACCGTAACCGAACAGATAGAAACCAGTATAAAATGGCGCGGTCAGGGGACAGTCCTTCTGGTCGATGACGAAGAAAACATCATAGATGTAGGCATGAAGTTCCTTGAATCAATCGGATTTAATGTCATGACAGCTTTGAACGGTTATGATGCTTTAAATATCTACAAGGAAAATTCTGAACTGATCAGGCTGGTAATCCTTGACCTTACTATGCCTGTAATGAATGGAATCGAGACCGCCACGGAGATGATTAAGATTAAAAGTGATGTGAAGATAATCATATCCAGCGGCTACAGTGAAGATGTGGTGATGAAATCCTTTGAGAAAGGTACTATCGCAGGGTTTATTCAGAAGCCTTACAAGCTGCAGAAGCTTGTCAATGTAATAAGTACGATAATGCAGGAACCGGAACAGGAACAGGCCATTCCCTGA
- the mgtA gene encoding magnesium-translocating P-type ATPase: MKQNEPPFWSLSDVELLQQLETTKEGLTGDEAAKRLAFHGSNLLKPPKPTDWLTLLISQFRSPIILMLFFATGLSFFLHDPVDAFIILIIILVSGLLGFWQERDAANAVKRLLAIVKIKASVLRDGNVREIPVEEIVPGDVVILHAGDIIPGDCLILDSKDLFIDEAMLTGETFPVEKNAGVLPALMPLGQRTNALWMGTHTVSGNASAVVVSTGRETEFGKVSERLKLRPLETEFEHGIRRFGFFLMEVTLVLVVVIFAINVYLARPVLDSFLFSLALAVGLTPQLLPAIISINLAHGAKRMAQKKVIVKRLAAIENFGSMNIICSDKTGTLTEGVVHLQSTLDVDGAHSEKVLLYAYLNAFYETGFPNPIDDAIRSHKQFDLTGYRKLDEIPYDFFRKRLSILVSNGDKHEMVTKGSLSEILAVCSKSETGGGKIVEIAQVQEKIRQKLEEFSNKGMRTLGVACKDIGTGSSITKAHEKDMTFLGFLVLYDPPKTGIIKTVADLKNLGVSLKIITGDNRLVAASVGNQMGLSDTRIISGPELGQLSDAALLKRVADTDVFAEIEPNQKERIIHAFRKAGNVVGYMGDGINDASALHVADVGISVESAVDVAKDAADIVLLEKDLGVLVQGVREGRTTFANTLKYVFMATSANFGNMFSMAGASLFLPFLPLLPKQILLTNLMTDFPEMTIASDRVDDEMVDQPRRWDIKSIRRFMFTFGIVSSVFDYITFGVLMFILHANPKEFRAGWFVESVVSAALIVLVVRTRRPFFKSRPGKYLFMATLSIVAMTLILPFTVLGDIFGFSRLPVSFLLTVGLITICYIITAELTKKIFYRNVTF, translated from the coding sequence ATGAAACAGAATGAGCCGCCTTTCTGGAGCCTTTCAGATGTTGAGTTATTGCAGCAGCTTGAAACAACAAAGGAAGGATTAACCGGAGATGAGGCGGCGAAACGACTCGCATTTCATGGTTCAAACCTCCTGAAACCGCCGAAGCCTACGGACTGGCTTACCCTTCTCATTTCCCAGTTCAGGAGTCCCATCATTTTGATGCTATTTTTTGCAACAGGGCTGTCGTTTTTTTTGCATGATCCTGTTGACGCCTTTATCATTCTTATCATTATTCTTGTAAGCGGATTGCTCGGATTCTGGCAGGAACGTGATGCGGCAAATGCAGTTAAAAGGCTGCTTGCCATAGTTAAAATTAAGGCTTCGGTCCTTCGCGATGGAAACGTTAGAGAAATTCCTGTTGAAGAGATTGTTCCCGGCGATGTCGTTATCCTTCATGCAGGTGATATTATCCCGGGTGACTGTCTGATTCTTGATTCAAAAGATCTTTTTATTGATGAGGCAATGCTGACAGGTGAAACTTTTCCTGTGGAAAAAAACGCAGGGGTGTTACCGGCGCTAATGCCGCTGGGACAAAGGACAAATGCGCTCTGGATGGGAACGCACACAGTTAGCGGAAACGCTTCCGCTGTTGTTGTAAGCACGGGCAGGGAAACCGAATTCGGCAAGGTGTCTGAACGGTTAAAACTCAGGCCGCTTGAAACTGAATTTGAGCACGGTATAAGGCGCTTCGGTTTTTTTCTTATGGAGGTCACATTGGTGCTGGTGGTGGTCATATTCGCCATCAATGTGTACCTGGCGAGACCTGTCCTGGATTCATTCCTGTTTTCCCTGGCCCTTGCCGTAGGTCTTACTCCTCAACTGCTGCCTGCTATCATCAGCATCAATCTGGCCCATGGTGCAAAACGCATGGCTCAAAAAAAGGTGATCGTCAAACGTCTTGCTGCAATTGAAAATTTCGGCAGTATGAACATAATCTGTTCCGATAAGACAGGTACGCTGACCGAAGGCGTTGTGCATCTGCAATCCACCCTTGATGTCGATGGCGCTCACAGTGAAAAAGTCCTGCTGTATGCTTATCTGAATGCCTTTTATGAAACAGGCTTTCCCAATCCTATCGATGACGCAATACGAAGCCATAAACAATTTGACCTGACCGGTTACAGAAAGCTTGACGAAATTCCGTATGATTTTTTCCGTAAACGTTTAAGCATTCTTGTTTCCAACGGTGATAAGCATGAGATGGTGACAAAAGGTTCGCTATCGGAAATACTTGCTGTCTGTTCGAAATCTGAAACCGGGGGTGGAAAAATTGTTGAAATCGCCCAGGTGCAGGAAAAAATCAGGCAGAAACTGGAAGAATTCAGCAACAAGGGTATGCGTACCCTGGGTGTGGCCTGTAAAGACATCGGAACCGGGTCATCAATAACCAAGGCCCATGAAAAGGACATGACTTTTCTGGGCTTTCTGGTGCTTTATGATCCTCCCAAAACCGGTATTATTAAAACTGTTGCAGACCTGAAAAACCTGGGAGTTTCGCTGAAAATCATAACAGGTGACAACCGCCTGGTAGCTGCCAGTGTAGGAAACCAGATGGGATTATCGGATACAAGGATAATTTCCGGCCCTGAGCTCGGCCAATTGAGTGATGCCGCGCTCCTTAAGCGCGTGGCTGATACGGATGTCTTTGCCGAAATCGAACCCAATCAGAAAGAGCGTATTATCCATGCATTCAGAAAAGCAGGGAATGTGGTGGGTTATATGGGAGACGGCATCAATGACGCTTCCGCACTCCATGTCGCAGATGTCGGCATCTCGGTCGAAAGCGCCGTCGACGTTGCCAAAGATGCGGCTGATATCGTTTTGCTCGAAAAAGACCTGGGAGTTCTTGTTCAGGGGGTACGTGAAGGAAGGACCACGTTTGCCAACACGCTGAAATATGTGTTCATGGCGACCAGCGCCAACTTCGGAAACATGTTCAGCATGGCCGGTGCTTCTCTTTTTCTGCCGTTTCTGCCTTTGCTCCCCAAGCAGATTCTGCTCACGAACCTCATGACTGATTTTCCCGAGATGACCATCGCCTCCGACAGGGTGGACGATGAAATGGTGGACCAGCCCAGGCGATGGGATATCAAGTCCATCCGCAGGTTCATGTTTACCTTCGGAATAGTGAGTTCGGTGTTTGACTATATTACATTCGGTGTTTTGATGTTCATTCTTCATGCGAATCCCAAAGAATTCAGGGCTGGCTGGTTTGTCGAGTCTGTTGTTTCGGCGGCGCTGATCGTGTTGGTTGTGCGCACTAGAAGGCCTTTTTTTAAAAGCAGGCCCGGAAAATATCTCTTCATGGCAACGCTTTCAATTGTTGCAATGACACTGATATTGCCCTTTACAGTTCTTGGAGATATTTTCGGGTTCAGCCGCCTGCCTGTTTCGTTCCTTCTGACAGTGGGTTTAATTACCATATGCTACATCATAACAGCGGAACTAACGAAAAAGATATTCTACAGGAATGTAACATTTTAA